One window of Phycisphaeraceae bacterium genomic DNA carries:
- a CDS encoding AAA family ATPase has product MRVIVTGQVGMEKKPYLDQVAKFAGQQGENLHVYHVGDMMYKETTDVRPGKILDLPLSRLNSLRRAAFKDIIADSRDQKNVLVNTHATFRWRHGLFSAFDFDQIAKFQPDMFICLVDNIEVVHDRLHKEHEIDATLKDCMVWREEEILATELMSKAIPGSQFAIMARGRHASTTRTLFRLSCRPQMRKVYPSFPMSHVVDMPDVLAEIDAFRAALAEHFITFDPGDVDEKLLLERSIAAAREGKEFLDVTPHSYGGSKSADGPPLRVRIREVLDIAGDIDGQIYMRDFKLIDQSDMIVSLIPEIPTAKGTEFPGLSSGVERELHHAFEHTKEVFVVWKPKKAPSPFITETATKIFKSVEEALQYFEQNGYFAEKNLFGH; this is encoded by the coding sequence ATGCGCGTGATCGTCACCGGCCAGGTTGGCATGGAAAAGAAACCCTACCTCGACCAGGTCGCCAAATTCGCCGGGCAGCAGGGAGAAAATCTCCACGTTTATCACGTCGGCGACATGATGTACAAGGAAACGACGGATGTGCGCCCGGGCAAGATTCTGGATCTGCCCCTTTCCCGCCTCAACTCGCTCCGGCGCGCCGCGTTCAAGGACATCATCGCCGACTCGCGCGATCAGAAAAACGTGCTCGTCAATACGCACGCCACGTTCCGCTGGCGCCACGGCCTGTTCAGCGCGTTCGACTTCGATCAGATCGCCAAGTTCCAGCCCGACATGTTCATCTGCCTCGTCGACAACATCGAGGTCGTGCACGATCGACTCCACAAGGAGCACGAGATCGACGCCACGCTGAAAGACTGCATGGTCTGGCGCGAGGAAGAAATCCTCGCCACCGAGCTCATGAGCAAGGCGATCCCCGGCTCGCAGTTCGCGATCATGGCGCGCGGCCGGCACGCGAGCACGACGCGCACGCTCTTTCGACTCTCCTGCCGCCCGCAGATGCGCAAGGTGTACCCCTCGTTCCCGATGAGCCACGTCGTCGACATGCCCGACGTGCTCGCCGAGATCGACGCCTTCCGCGCCGCGCTCGCCGAACACTTCATCACCTTCGATCCCGGCGACGTGGATGAGAAACTGCTGCTCGAGCGCTCCATCGCCGCGGCACGAGAAGGCAAGGAATTCCTCGACGTCACCCCCCACTCGTACGGCGGCAGCAAGAGCGCGGACGGCCCGCCCCTGCGCGTGCGCATCCGCGAAGTGCTCGACATCGCGGGCGACATCGACGGCCAGATCTACATGCGCGATTTCAAGCTCATCGATCAATCCGACATGATCGTGAGCCTGATTCCGGAAATCCCGACCGCGAAGGGGACCGAATTCCCCGGGCTGTCCAGCGGCGTCGAGCGCGAGCTGCACCACGCCTTCGAGCACACCAAAGAAGTGTTCGTGGTCTGGAAGCCCAAGAAAGCACCGAGCCCGTTCATCACCGAAACCGCCACCAAGATCTTCAAGAGCGTGGAAGAGGCGCTGCAGTATTTCGAGCAGAACGGGTACTTCGCTGAGAAAAACCTGTTCGGGCATTAG
- a CDS encoding DUF4870 domain-containing protein encodes MSQHPGQNPFAATSDAPDAEVRSYATFTHLVPLIAHLGGPFIIPLVAAIIMWQIKKDESPFLDDHGRESTNFQLSMLIYAILVVPIAAIITCGLGAILAIPLLVLNIVGCILAAKAAHRGEYYRYPMSIRIV; translated from the coding sequence GTGTCTCAGCATCCCGGCCAGAACCCGTTCGCCGCAACCTCTGATGCGCCCGACGCGGAAGTTCGCAGCTACGCGACATTCACGCACCTCGTGCCGCTGATCGCGCATCTGGGCGGGCCGTTCATCATCCCGTTGGTCGCCGCGATCATCATGTGGCAGATTAAAAAGGACGAGAGCCCGTTCCTCGATGACCACGGACGCGAATCGACCAACTTCCAGCTCTCGATGTTGATCTATGCGATTCTCGTCGTACCCATCGCAGCAATTATCACCTGCGGCCTGGGCGCGATCCTCGCGATCCCGCTGCTCGTCCTCAACATCGTCGGCTGCATCCTCGCCGCCAAAGCGGCACACCGCGGCGAGTACTACCGCTACCCGATGAGCATCCGCATCGTCTGA
- the lptB gene encoding LPS export ABC transporter ATP-binding protein, translating into MPLLQCVKLHKTYAGRVVVDDMSFHIERGEIVGLLGRNGAGKTTSFRMTIGMIDADPAVLSGGGGAGDGRVYFDGRDITTLPMYKRARLGMGYLSQEPSIFQRLTCEQNLLAILETTGTPHGLRKKKAAELLERFGLKHKAKQLARTCSGGERRKLEIARALVTNPKLILLDEPFSGVDPIAVEDLQNEIRHLAHDHGPGREGIAFLITDHNVQQTLRVCDRAYILDSGRELAEGTPRELINDEMVRRAYLGSLFRGDEFDHLPERRLRRDDENNDRGDAA; encoded by the coding sequence GTGCCACTCCTCCAGTGCGTCAAGCTGCACAAGACCTACGCCGGCCGCGTCGTTGTGGACGACATGTCCTTCCACATCGAGCGCGGCGAGATCGTCGGCCTGCTCGGACGCAACGGCGCCGGCAAAACGACGAGTTTCCGCATGACGATCGGCATGATCGATGCTGATCCGGCCGTATTGAGTGGGGGTGGCGGCGCTGGCGATGGACGCGTTTATTTCGACGGACGCGATATCACCACCCTCCCGATGTACAAGCGGGCGCGGCTCGGCATGGGCTATCTCAGCCAGGAACCCTCGATCTTCCAGCGACTCACCTGCGAGCAGAATCTGCTTGCAATCCTCGAAACGACCGGCACGCCCCACGGCCTGCGCAAGAAGAAGGCCGCCGAACTCCTCGAGCGCTTCGGGCTCAAGCACAAGGCCAAACAACTCGCCCGCACCTGCTCCGGTGGCGAGCGCCGCAAACTCGAGATCGCACGCGCCCTCGTCACCAACCCCAAACTCATCCTCCTCGATGAACCCTTCAGCGGCGTCGACCCGATCGCTGTCGAAGACCTACAGAACGAGATCCGCCACCTCGCGCACGATCACGGGCCCGGGCGCGAGGGCATCGCCTTCCTCATCACCGATCACAACGTGCAGCAGACTCTGCGTGTTTGCGACCGAGCCTACATCCTCGACAGCGGCAGAGAGCTCGCCGAGGGCACGCCCCGCGAGCTCATCAACGACGAGATGGTCCGGCGCGCCTATCTCGGCTCGCTCTTCCGGGGCGATGAGTTCGATCATCTGCCCGAGCGTCGCCTGCGTCGAGACGACGAAAACAACGATCGCGGAGACGCGGCATGA
- a CDS encoding PEGA domain-containing protein — protein sequence MKSALRLTGSLGLLISLAGCSQKVIEITTEPEGALVTLNDVPVGRTPLQTEFTYYGDYDVQVRKDGYEPLRTKATAWTPIYERAPLDLVTAPIPYETVVKWHFKLEPALEKTEPKQQFEEGLITRAKGLREQVDEPAPAKAEAPKEPAPPATLPSDAVKTAPPPPPPA from the coding sequence ATGAAGAGCGCACTCCGGCTCACCGGTTCACTCGGTCTACTCATCTCCCTCGCGGGCTGCTCACAAAAGGTGATCGAGATCACGACCGAGCCCGAGGGTGCGCTCGTCACACTCAACGACGTCCCGGTCGGTCGCACGCCTCTCCAGACCGAATTCACGTATTACGGCGACTACGACGTGCAGGTCCGAAAGGACGGGTACGAACCGCTTCGCACCAAGGCGACCGCCTGGACGCCGATCTATGAGCGCGCGCCGCTCGACCTCGTCACGGCGCCGATTCCCTATGAAACCGTGGTGAAATGGCACTTCAAACTCGAGCCCGCGCTCGAAAAGACCGAGCCAAAGCAGCAGTTCGAAGAAGGCCTGATCACGCGGGCCAAGGGATTGCGCGAGCAGGTGGACGAGCCCGCGCCGGCAAAGGCCGAAGCGCCGAAAGAACCAGCACCGCCCGCGACGCTGCCCAGCGACGCCGTAAAGACCGCGCCGCCCCCACCCCCGCCCGCTTAG
- a CDS encoding tail fiber domain-containing protein yields MHRVALFVLALGLMFGMAETSVPASAQIALPTSFTYQGFVANTSGPLNGTANLTFSLWSDPVSVSVANRLGTAQTITGVPISNGRFTVELNASGQFSASAFSGDARWLEVSVNGVTQAPRTKVLGTPYSHRATIANALRLPFAAQSTIASGAMLQILNDSQFGRSAIMGTAGGFTGNSGATFEPCGVRGESAFKAGVLGVSTTSNGYGVVGLNEIGGTGVLGTASGPGGVGVSGEASGTNGVGVFGRAVGGGVAGVRAEATDPGSYALLASHQDKNAVAFLCSGRSVFGIGDVQLGNESGSIGAGTLILRRKNFDTLLLQPSQMTANDFVQITFSDPDSGTPAVGLRYTDAGNPARIDVVGGSLRGVLENISTIRSKKDVTPVGSALNDLLRLRPVEFTWSKEYGGGRDVGLIAEEVAAIFPSVTGSRDGQIDSIRYSGVTALLVRGMQEQQEQLENMRAENAALRERLERLEKKLEMSAR; encoded by the coding sequence ATGCATCGCGTCGCTTTGTTTGTGCTCGCTCTCGGGCTGATGTTCGGTATGGCAGAGACCAGCGTGCCCGCATCGGCGCAGATCGCACTCCCGACGTCCTTTACGTATCAGGGATTCGTGGCCAACACCTCGGGCCCACTGAATGGGACGGCGAACCTGACGTTTTCCCTGTGGTCCGATCCGGTTTCGGTGTCGGTCGCCAATCGGCTCGGAACGGCGCAGACGATTACGGGCGTCCCGATCAGCAACGGGCGGTTTACGGTCGAGTTGAACGCGAGCGGCCAGTTTTCCGCCAGCGCGTTTTCCGGTGATGCTCGCTGGTTGGAAGTGAGCGTCAACGGTGTAACGCAGGCACCCCGGACGAAAGTTCTCGGGACGCCATACTCCCATCGCGCGACGATCGCGAACGCTCTGCGCCTGCCCTTCGCCGCACAATCGACGATCGCTTCCGGAGCCATGCTCCAGATTCTCAACGACAGCCAGTTCGGGCGGTCGGCGATCATGGGTACTGCGGGCGGCTTTACAGGCAATTCCGGCGCGACTTTCGAGCCGTGCGGCGTGCGGGGCGAGAGCGCTTTCAAAGCCGGCGTGCTGGGCGTATCGACCACGTCAAACGGGTACGGCGTCGTCGGACTCAATGAAATCGGAGGCACAGGAGTTTTGGGGACTGCGAGCGGCCCGGGCGGTGTCGGCGTGAGTGGCGAGGCAAGCGGAACAAACGGCGTCGGGGTGTTCGGAAGGGCGGTCGGCGGCGGGGTCGCCGGTGTGCGGGCCGAGGCGACCGATCCGGGCTCGTACGCCCTCCTTGCTTCGCACCAGGACAAGAACGCTGTCGCGTTTCTTTGCTCCGGTCGGTCCGTCTTTGGAATAGGCGACGTGCAGTTGGGTAACGAATCCGGAAGCATTGGAGCAGGGACGTTGATCCTGCGGCGGAAGAACTTCGACACTTTGTTGCTGCAGCCCAGCCAGATGACGGCCAATGACTTTGTCCAGATCACGTTCTCCGATCCGGATTCAGGGACGCCGGCCGTCGGGCTTCGATATACCGATGCGGGGAATCCGGCGCGAATCGATGTCGTCGGCGGAAGTCTGCGTGGTGTGCTCGAGAACATTTCGACGATCCGATCCAAGAAAGATGTCACACCGGTCGGCAGCGCATTGAACGACTTGCTCAGGCTTCGCCCGGTGGAGTTCACCTGGAGCAAGGAGTACGGCGGCGGGCGCGACGTGGGATTGATCGCCGAAGAAGTAGCCGCGATCTTCCCGAGCGTCACTGGTTCACGAGATGGACAAATCGACAGCATTCGTTACAGCGGGGTGACGGCGCTGCTGGTGCGTGGCATGCAGGAACAGCAGGAACAACTCGAGAACATGCGTGCCGAGAACGCGGCGCTCCGCGAGCGGCTCGAACGCCTCGAGAAGAAACTTGAAATGTCTGCTCGCTAA
- a CDS encoding tail fiber domain-containing protein, with translation MRGFVGSVLGLFLIIGMAAAGPNGAVEIPPSEQSPFDDRSAPNAYQYDTLPATLLWRWGDETLAMDLFDAAGGRDLITSISVMWYVVADGTSARVFVWQDPNGQGNPREAVLVHEQAVQVQGSGTATYTTYTLTKGVPVQGRFYVGVSVPTTGYTLAAENNPSAPAGRCFLGGTTTPPINAANLGAIPLLYDITLTNPGHWKLRASGSGSVFSYQGRLTQSGANYTGPADFKATVYDSASGGIPVSPVVSQTGVGVVGGVFGLEILANPSWFQNAPDRYLEIAVRTPEAGGVYSTLSPRQRIGQVPAAMVATTAQNVPWSGITGAPAGASAWSSSAGGIAYTGGRVGIGTSSPGAILTVSGLNSYNHMEVASTFEQGTWFNLTNSSAGGRTWALCSTGSINEEGAGAVLLRDNTAAAVRMAVLPNGNVGIGTITPQAKLDVQGSIAASGPVLFGNNLNDLLVLNGSPGGPNFGIGVAPSTLRIHTAVNLQNISFGYGYADAFTQTALIAGNGNLTITGNAFKPGGGSWAISSDPRLKHDISPLTGTLDRLLSLRGYQFFYNDDVIRSNRGMPGVQIGLMGDEVERVFPDWVTRDENGMRMVTERSTTALMVEALRDLRAEKDEQIRARDTKIESQGREIEDLNARLQRVEEILKNR, from the coding sequence ATGCGCGGATTTGTTGGAAGTGTCCTTGGCTTGTTCCTGATCATCGGCATGGCGGCAGCGGGGCCGAACGGGGCGGTGGAGATACCACCCAGCGAGCAATCTCCGTTTGACGATCGTTCCGCTCCCAACGCTTATCAATACGACACGCTTCCGGCGACACTTCTCTGGAGGTGGGGCGATGAAACGCTTGCGATGGATTTGTTTGATGCGGCGGGCGGACGGGACTTAATTACATCTATCTCGGTGATGTGGTACGTTGTGGCTGACGGCACTTCGGCCCGCGTTTTTGTCTGGCAGGACCCGAATGGTCAAGGCAATCCTCGTGAGGCGGTGTTGGTTCATGAGCAGGCGGTGCAAGTACAGGGCAGCGGGACGGCAACGTACACGACTTATACGTTAACGAAGGGCGTCCCCGTTCAAGGCCGCTTTTACGTGGGAGTATCGGTTCCGACAACAGGCTACACACTTGCCGCCGAGAACAACCCCAGTGCACCGGCGGGGCGTTGCTTTCTTGGCGGAACCACCACACCCCCGATCAACGCCGCGAATCTAGGAGCGATTCCACTTCTGTATGACATAACATTGACAAATCCCGGGCATTGGAAATTAAGGGCTTCGGGAAGCGGATCGGTTTTTTCATACCAAGGACGGCTGACGCAGTCGGGCGCGAATTACACGGGCCCCGCCGATTTCAAGGCCACCGTATATGACAGCGCTTCGGGCGGGATACCGGTATCTCCGGTGGTTTCGCAGACCGGCGTCGGAGTTGTTGGCGGCGTGTTCGGCCTGGAAATCTTGGCAAATCCATCGTGGTTCCAGAATGCCCCAGATCGCTATCTCGAAATTGCGGTCCGCACGCCGGAAGCGGGCGGCGTCTACTCGACGCTCTCGCCGCGGCAGAGAATTGGGCAGGTTCCGGCGGCGATGGTGGCGACGACGGCGCAGAACGTGCCGTGGAGCGGTATCACCGGTGCGCCGGCAGGAGCTTCGGCCTGGAGCTCGTCCGCGGGGGGAATTGCGTATACGGGCGGCAGGGTTGGCATTGGAACCAGCTCACCGGGGGCGATCCTGACGGTTTCCGGGTTGAATTCCTACAACCACATGGAGGTGGCCAGCACCTTTGAACAAGGGACGTGGTTCAACCTTACGAACAGCAGCGCCGGCGGCCGCACATGGGCTCTCTGTTCGACGGGATCGATCAATGAAGAAGGCGCCGGTGCAGTGCTTCTCAGGGACAACACGGCGGCCGCGGTACGGATGGCCGTTTTGCCGAACGGAAACGTCGGAATCGGGACCATCACACCTCAGGCAAAGCTCGATGTTCAGGGCTCGATCGCCGCGAGCGGACCGGTTTTGTTCGGAAACAATCTGAACGACCTGCTCGTCCTCAATGGATCGCCGGGAGGACCGAATTTCGGGATCGGCGTCGCGCCAAGCACACTTCGGATCCACACAGCCGTCAATTTGCAGAACATCAGCTTCGGCTACGGCTACGCGGATGCGTTCACGCAGACGGCCTTGATCGCCGGCAACGGCAATCTGACCATCACCGGCAACGCGTTCAAGCCGGGCGGCGGAAGCTGGGCGATCTCCAGCGACCCGCGTCTCAAGCACGATATCTCACCCCTGACGGGCACTCTGGACCGGCTGCTCTCGCTGCGGGGATATCAGTTTTTCTATAACGACGATGTCATTCGATCGAACCGGGGAATGCCCGGAGTTCAGATCGGTTTGATGGGAGACGAGGTCGAGCGCGTGTTTCCGGATTGGGTGACGCGCGACGAGAACGGCATGCGCATGGTGACCGAGCGGAGCACGACGGCGCTGATGGTGGAGGCGCTCCGCGATCTTCGGGCGGAGAAAGACGAGCAGATCCGTGCGCGCGACACGAAAATAGAGTCGCAGGGCCGCGAGATCGAAGACCTCAACGCGCGCCTGCAACGGGTCGAAGAGATATTAAAGAATCGCTGA
- the metG gene encoding methionine--tRNA ligase, with product MPSDSPTTYITTPIYYVNDRPHIGHCYTTLLADVTARFYRLHKGEDAIGSVNPRDVFFLTGTDEHADKVVTSAASHNVSPIQWADQNAAEFKKAFAFMNCSNDDFIRTTEDRHKSKVLEYIRELQKKGDIYLGDYVGWFDESQEEYLTETAAKEANYVSPVTGKALIKKIEKNYFFKLSAYQDKLRAHFDANPAFVLPEARRNEVLGRLRDGLQDIPISRAVTADPTSQWGIKMPDDPSHRIYVWIDALFNYLSVVDTPERVRFWPATVHYIAKDILWFHAVIWPALLMALGRDLPRAVYSHAYWVRDGRKMSKSLGNFVTIEVLHAYAQKYSLDALRWYLVTQGPQGATDADFSHAKFVEVYNADLANGIGNCASRVGNMIEKYFGGTLPEFQSTWIDRRWETTSADAVPRYLEAAKSLDLAAAFEAASSLIKDVDDLISETKPFTLAKDMSANGQEVANILACCAESIRIASVLLSPAMPQKMSQLWQAWNCAPPQSTPLPEICGFNGPCGLKAGHRIAKGDALFMRADPAEAPPA from the coding sequence ATGCCCAGCGATTCGCCAACCACGTACATCACCACCCCGATCTACTACGTCAACGACCGGCCCCACATCGGTCACTGTTACACGACCCTGCTCGCGGATGTGACGGCACGCTTTTATCGGCTGCACAAAGGAGAGGACGCGATCGGATCAGTGAATCCGCGAGATGTGTTCTTTCTCACCGGCACCGACGAGCACGCGGACAAGGTCGTCACGTCCGCGGCATCACACAACGTTTCGCCGATCCAGTGGGCCGACCAGAACGCCGCCGAATTCAAGAAGGCTTTCGCCTTCATGAACTGCTCGAACGACGATTTCATCCGCACCACGGAGGATCGTCACAAGTCAAAGGTCCTGGAGTACATCCGCGAGCTCCAGAAAAAGGGAGACATCTACCTCGGCGATTACGTCGGCTGGTTCGACGAATCGCAGGAGGAGTACCTCACCGAGACCGCGGCAAAGGAGGCGAACTACGTCAGCCCCGTCACGGGGAAGGCGCTCATCAAGAAGATCGAGAAGAACTACTTCTTCAAACTCTCCGCCTATCAGGACAAGCTCAGGGCGCATTTCGACGCCAATCCCGCGTTCGTGCTCCCCGAAGCCCGCCGCAACGAAGTGCTCGGCCGACTGCGCGACGGACTTCAGGACATCCCGATCAGCCGCGCCGTCACCGCCGACCCCACAAGCCAGTGGGGCATCAAGATGCCAGACGACCCGTCGCACCGCATCTACGTCTGGATCGATGCGCTCTTCAACTACCTCAGCGTTGTCGATACGCCCGAGCGCGTCCGCTTCTGGCCCGCCACGGTCCACTACATCGCAAAGGACATTCTCTGGTTCCATGCCGTCATCTGGCCCGCGCTGCTCATGGCGCTCGGCCGCGATCTCCCGCGCGCCGTCTACAGCCACGCCTACTGGGTGCGCGACGGGCGAAAGATGAGCAAGAGTCTCGGTAATTTCGTCACCATCGAAGTGCTCCACGCCTACGCGCAGAAGTACAGCCTCGATGCGCTCCGCTGGTATCTCGTCACGCAAGGGCCTCAGGGCGCGACCGACGCCGATTTCTCGCACGCCAAATTCGTCGAGGTCTACAACGCCGATCTCGCCAACGGCATCGGCAACTGCGCCAGCCGAGTCGGCAACATGATCGAAAAATACTTCGGAGGCACGCTCCCCGAATTCCAATCGACCTGGATCGACCGGCGCTGGGAAACCACCTCCGCCGACGCCGTGCCGCGCTACCTCGAGGCCGCAAAGTCCCTCGATCTTGCCGCGGCATTCGAAGCCGCCTCTTCGCTCATCAAAGACGTCGACGACCTCATCAGCGAAACCAAACCGTTCACGCTCGCAAAGGACATGTCCGCCAACGGACAGGAAGTCGCCAACATCCTCGCCTGCTGCGCTGAATCGATCCGCATCGCGTCCGTGCTGCTGTCTCCGGCGATGCCTCAGAAAATGTCGCAACTCTGGCAAGCATGGAACTGCGCCCCGCCGCAAAGTACTCCCCTCCCGGAAATATGCGGCTTTAACGGACCCTGCGGGCTGAAAGCCGGCCACCGAATCGCGAAGGGCGATGCCCTGTTTATGCGTGCCGACCCCGCCGAAGCTCCCCCAGCCTGA